Part of the Halalkalibacter krulwichiae genome is shown below.
ATTGTTTGGCGTCAGCCTTTCCCAGGACCAGGTCTAGGTATCCGTGTACTTGGTGAGATTACGGATGAAAAGCTTGAGATTGTTCGTGAATCAGATGCAATTCTGCGTGAAGAAATTAAAAAAGCAGGCCTTGATCGTGAAATCTGGCAATACTTCACGGCTTTACCTAACATGCGAAGTGTTGGGGTTATGGGCGATGCTAGAACATATGATTATACTGTCGGGATCAGAGCGGTAACATCAATTGATGGTATGACATCTGACTGGGCACGTATTCCTTGGGATGTTCTGGAGATTATTTCAACTAGAATTGTAAATGAAGTGAAACATGTAAACCGTGTTGTTTATGATGTAACATCAAAGCCGCCGGCAACAATCGAGTGGGAATAAAAGGTATATCCGAACATTTTTAAAAAACATTAATTTAATGTTTGTGTTTTTGTTGACAGAGAATAGATTGATTGGTACAATTCTTTTGTGAAGAATAGTATTCTTTTCGTATAATTGCAGGGATATGGCCTGCGAGTCTCTACCAAGCTTCCGTAAAGAGCTTGACTACGAAAAAATCAATCTATCCCCATGTTGTTTCATCGGGATATAGATGATTTTTTGTCAGTTAAGCTTCCAAGCGTGATGAATTGGAAGCTTTTTTTGTTTATATTACGAGTAAGTCTAAACTTATGGAGGAAACAGCATGGATCGATATTTTGGTTTTAAAGAACATGGTACAAATTACCGGAGAGAGTCAATCGCGGGCTTAACTACATTTCTATCAATGGCATATATTTTATTTGTAAATCCAATGATTTTAGCTGATGCTGGTATGGATCTTGGAGCTGTGTTTACAGCTACAGCACTAGCAGCTGCTATTGGTACGATGATTATGGGTGTTGTTGCTAAGTATCCGATTGCTTTAGCGCCAGGAATGGGGCTAAATGCTTTCTTTGCTTATTCGGTTGTTTTAGGTTTAGGGATTGATTGGCAGGTTGCGTTATTCGGAGTATTTATTTCAGGTATTATTTTTATCCTAATTACAGTATTTAAAGTTCGTGAAATTATTATTAATGCCATCCCGGCTGAATTAAAATATGCTGCAGCTGCAGGTATTGGTTTATTCATTGCTTTTATTGGTTTAAAGGGCGCGGGGATTATCGTACCGGATGAAGCGACAGCGGTTGGTTTAGGTGATTTGCTAACGGGTCCAACGCTTATTGCCATTTTTGGAATTATCATTACAGTTGTGTTATTGGTTAGAGGTTTTAACGGCGGTATCTTCTACGGGATGGTTGCTACAGCACTTTTAGGAATGATCACAGGTGTAATTGATACGCCGGATCGAGTAGTTGGGGCGGTTCCTAGTTTAGCGCCGACTTTCCTTGAAGCTTTCAGAATTGATTGGGGCAGCGTGTTTACAGTGCAATTGCTCGTGGTAGTTTTAACTTTCTTGTTTGTTGACTTCTTTGATACAGCAGGCACTCTTTATGCAGTGGCTAATCAAGCTGGTTTTGTGAAGGATAATAAGCTTCCTCGTGCCGGCAAAGCTTTATTGGCAGATTCAAGTGCTACATCAATTGGGGCGTTGTTAGGTACTTCAACTACAACAGCTTATGTTGAATCTGCTTCTGGTGTTGCTGCTGGAGGTCGTACTGGTTTTACTTCTGTTGTTACATCAGTATTGTTCCTTGTTGCACTTTTCTTCTCGCCGTTATTAGCGGTTGTGACGGAACAAGTGACAGCACCTGCTTTAATTGTTGTTGGGATTTTGATGGCATCTTCTTTAGGGTTGATCGATTGGAAAAAATTTGAAGTGGCTGTTCCTGCGTTTGTGACTATTGTAACTATGCCGTTGACATCTAGTATTGCAACAGGGATCGCGATGGGGTTCATCTTATATCCGATAACGATGTTAGCTAAAGGAAGAGGGAAGGAAATTCATCCGATCATGTACGTGTTATTCTTTGTCTTCTTAGCCTACTTCGGTTTCTTATCTGAATAGGGATATGTTTGTAAAGCAACTTCTTTTTTAAGAAGTTGCTTTTTATTAGGCGAACGTTTCACCATTGATAAAAAGTGTAATAAAAAATAAAAAAATCTATTGACGCATATATAGATAGATGGTATATTTAATTTCGTTGTCGCGAACGAAGTCGAAATGACTAGAATGACCGCGAAAAAAAGTTGTTGACTTACTGACTTAAGTTTGTTAACATATAAAAGCCGCCAATGAGCGACGTCGAGTTCTTTGAAAACTGAACAAAAGCCAAGCGAAAGAGATACATGATATCTCGTCAATTTTAAGTGATTTCGCAAAATCACAATGAAGTATCGTTAGCGATACGATTTGAGCACAAATCAAACACTTTTATGGAGAGTTTGATCCTGGCTCAGGACGAACGCTGGCGGCGTGCCTAATACATGCAAGTCGAGCGGACTGATTAAGAGCTTGCTCTTATGACGTTAGCGGCGGACGGGTGAGTAACACGTGGGCAACCTGCCCTGTAGACTGGGATAACATCGAGAAATCGGTGCTAATACCGGATAACATCTGAGACCTCATGGTCTCAGAATAAAAGATGGCTCCGGCTATCACTACAGGATGGGCCCGCGGCGCATTAGCTAGTTGGTAAGGTAATGGCTTACCAAGGCGACGATGCGTAGCCGACCTGAGAGGGTGATCGGCCACACTGGGACTGAGACACGGCCCAGACTCCTACGGGAGGCAGCAGTAGGGAATCTTCCGCAATGGACGAAAGTCTGACGGAGCAACGCCGCGTGAGTGATGAAGGATTTCGGTTCGTAAAGCTCTGTTGTTAGGGAAGAACAAGTACCGTTCGAATAGGGCGGTACCTTGACGGTACCTAACCAGAAAGCCACGGCTAACTACGTGCCAGCAGCCGCGGTAATACGTAGGTGGCAAGCGTTGTCCGGAATTATTGGGCGTAAAGCGCGCGCAGGCGGTCTTTTAAGTCTGATGTGAAAGCCCACGGCTCAACCGTGGAGGGTCATTGGAAACTGGGAGACTTGAGTACAGAAGAGGAGAGTGGAATTCCACGTGTAGCGGTGAAATGCGTAGATATGTGGAGGAACACCAGTGGCGAAGGCGACTCTCTGGTCTGTAACTGACGCTGAGGCGCGAAAGCGTGGGGAGCAAACAGGATTAGATACCCTGGTAGTCCACGCCGTAAACGATGAGTGCTAGGTGTTAGGGGTTTCGATGCCCTTAGTGCCGAAGTTAACACATTAAGCACTCCGCCTGGGGAGTACGACCGCAAGGTTGAAACTCAAAGGAATTGACGGGGGCCCGCACAAGCAGTGGAGCATGTGGTTTAATTCGAAGCAACGCGAAGAACCTTACCAGGTCTTGACATCCTTATGCCCTCCCTAGAGATAGGGATTTCCCTTCGGGGACATAAGTGACAGGTGGTGCATGGTTGTCGTCAGCTCGTGTCGTGAGATGTTGGGTTAAGTCCCGCAACGAGCGCAACCCTTGATCTTAGTTGCCAGCATTTAGTTGGGCACTCTAAGGTGACTGCCGGTGACAAACCGGAGGAAGGTGGGGATGACGTCAAATCATCATGCCCCTTATGACCTGGGCTACACACGTGCTACAATGGATGGTACAAAGAGCAGCAAAACCGCGAGGTCGAGCCAATCTCATAAAGCCATTCTCAGTTCGGATTGTAGGCTGCAACTCGCCTACATGAAGCCGGAATTGCTAGTAATCGCGGATCAGCATGCCGCGGTGAATACGTTCCCGGGCCTTGTACACACCGCCCGTCACACCACGAGAGTTTGTAACACCCGAAGTCGGTGGAGTAACCCTTTTGGGAGCTAGCCGCCTAAGGTGGGACAGATGATTGGGGTGAAGTCGTAACAAGGTAGCCGTATCGGAAGGTGCGGCTGGATCACCTCCTTTCTATGGAGTAATACTCTAGTCGACGAACAACTTCGGTTGTTTGATGCTTTGGTCTTTTGTTCAGTTTTGAGAGGGCTCAAAACTCTCTATTAAGTTAGTTAACTCGATAAAAAAGTCGTATGGGCCTATAGCTCAGCTGGTTAGAGCGCACGCCTGATAAGCGTGAGGTCGGTGGTTCGAGTCCACTTAGGCCCACCATTATAAGAATTTAATTAAACGTTTGTTTTATATGGACGTTTTTATTTGGGGCCTTAGCTCAGCTGGGAGAGCGCCTGCCTTGCACGCAGGAGGTCAGCGGTTCGATCCCGCTAGGCTCCACCAAAATATACTTTAGTGTTTACTGATGAGAATTGTATTCTAATTAGTAAACTGGTTCTTTGAAAACTAGATAATGCAAATAGAAACAATGTTAGTTTTATCGGTATCTTATTTATAAGAGAAGATCAAACGAGCATGTCAAGAATTCAAGTGATTTTTGAAAAATCACATCCGAAATACCTTTTTAATTTGGTTAAGTTATGAAGGGCGCACGGTGGATGCCTTGGCACTAGGAGCCTAAGAAGGACGCGACGAACGGCGAAACGCCTCGGGGAGCTGTAAGTAAGCTTTGATCCGAGGATATCCGAATGGGGGAACCCACCATCCGTAATGGGATGGTACCCATACCTGAATACATAGGGTATGAGGAGGCAGACCTGGGGAACTGAAACATCTAAGTACCCAGAGGAAGAGAAAGCAAATGCGATTTCCTAAGTAGCGGCGAGCGAAACGGAAACAGCCCAAACCAAGAGGCTTGCCTCTTGGGGTTGTAGGACGTCTCATACGGAGTTACAAAAGACGAGCATAGGTGAAGCGATCTGGAAAGATCCGCAGTATAAGGTAACAGCCCTGTAGCCGAAATGCCCGTCTCTCCGAGACGTATCCTGAGTACGGCGGGACACGTGAAACCCCGTCGGAATCCGGGAGGACCATCTCCCAAGGCTAAATACTCCCTAGTGACCGATAGTGAACCAGTACCGTGAGGGAAAGGTGAAAAGCACCCCGGAAGGGGAGTGAAAGAGATCCTGAAACCGTGTGCCTACAACTAGTTGGAGCCCATTTACGGGTGACAGCGTGCCTTTTGTAGAATGAACCGGCGAGTTACGATCCCGTGCAAGGTTAAGCTGAATAGGCGGAGCCGCAGCGAAAGCGAGTCTGAATAGGGCGCAGTGGGTAATGAATACATTACCCTAGTACGTGGTCGTAGACCCGAAACCGTGTGATCTACCCATGTCCAGGGTGAAGTTCAGGTAACACTGAATGGAGGCCCGAACCCACGCACGTTGAAAAGTGCGGGGATGAGGTGTGGGTAGGGGTGAAATGCCAATCGAACTCGGAAATAGCTGGTTCTCCCCGAAATAGCTTTAGGGCTAGCCTCGAGGGAAGAGTATTGGAGGTAGAGCACTGATTGGACTAGGGGTCCCCACAGGATTACCGAATTCAGTCAAACTCCGAATGCCAAATACTTATCCTCGGGAGTCAGACTGCGAGTGCTAAGATCCGTAGTCAAGAGGGAAACAGCCCAGACCATCAGCTAAGGTCCCAAAGTATACGTTAAGTGGAAAAGGATGTGGAGTTGCCCAGACAACCAGGATGTTGGCTTAGAAGCAGCCACCATTTAAAGAGTGCGTAATAGCTCACTGGTCGAGTGACTCTGCGCCGAAAATGTACCGGGGCTAAACGTATCACCGAAGCTATGGATTGACACCTTCTGGTGTCAGTGGTAGGGGAGCGTTCTAAGTGCAGCGAAGTCAGACCGAGAGGACTGGTGGAGCGCTTAGAAGTGAGAATGCCGGTATGAGTAGCGAGTGAGGGGTGAGAATCCCCTCCGTCGAAAGCCCAAGGTTTCCTGAGGAAGGCTCGTCCGCTCAGGGTCAGTCGGGACCTAAGCCGAGGCCGAAAGGCGTAGGCGATGGACAACAGGTTGAAATTCCTGTACCACCTCCTCACCGTTTGAGCAATGGGGGGACGCAGAAAGGTAGGGTAAGCGCGCTGATGGATATGCGCGTCCAAGCAGTTAGGCTGGAAAGTAGGCAAATCCGCTTTCCATAAAGGCTGAGCTGTGATGGCGAGGGAAATATTAGTACCGAAGTTCCTGATCCTACACTGCCTAGAAAAGCCTCTAGCGAGGTGAGAGGTGCCCGTACCGCAAACCGACACAGGTAGGCGAGAAGAGAATTCTAAGACGCTCGGGAGAACTCTCGTTAAGGAACTCGGCAAAATGACCCCGTAACTTCGGGAGAAGGGGTGCTCTATTAGGGTGCAAGCCCGAGAGAGCCGCAGTGAAAAGATCCAAGCGACTGTTTAGCAAAAACACAGGTCTCTGCGAAGCCGCAAGGCGAAGTATAGGGGCTGACACCTGCCCGGTGCTGGAAGGTTAAGAGGAGGGGTTATCGTTCGCGAGAAGCTCTGAATTGAAGCCCCAGTAAACGGCGGCCGTAACTATAACGGTCCTAAGGTAGCGAAATTCCTTGTCGGGTAAGTTCCGACCCGCACGAATGGTGTAACGATTTGGATACTGTCTCAACGAGAGACCCGGTGAAATTATAGTACCTGTGAAGATGCAGGTTACCCGCGACAGGACGGAAAGACCCCATGGAGCTTTACTGTAGCTTGATATTGGATGTTGGTACAGTTTGTACAGGATAGGTAGGAGCCTTGGAAGCGTGAGCGCCAGCTTACGTGGAGGCGTCGGTGGGATACTACCCTGACTGTGCTGACATTCTAACCTCGAGCCGTGATCCGGTTCAGGGACAGTGTCAGGTGGGCAGTTTGACTGGGGCGGTCGCCTCCTAAACAGTAACGGAGGCGCCCAAAGGTTCCCTCAGAATGGTTGGAAATCATTCGTAGAGTGCAAAGGCAAAAGGGAGCTTGACTGCGAGACCTACAAGTCGAGCAGGGACGAAAGTCGGGCTTAGTGATCCGGTGGTTCCGCATGGAAGGGCCATCGCTCAACGGATAAAAGCTACCCTGGGGATAACAGGCTTATCTCCCCCAAGAGTCCACATCGACGGGGAGGTTTGGCACCTCGATGTCGGCTCATCGCATCCTGGGGCTGAAGTAGGTCCCAAGGGTTGGGCTGTTCGCCCATTAAAGCGGTACGCGAGCTGGGTTCAGAACGTCGTGAGACAGTTCGGTCCCTATCCGTCGCGGGCGTAGGAAATTTGAGAGGAGCTGTCCTTAGTACGAGAGGACCGGGATGGACACACCGCTGGTGTACCAGTTGTTCCGCCAGGAGCATAGCTGGGTAGCTACGTGTGGACGGGATAAGTGCTGAAAGCATCTAAGCATGAAGCCCCCCTCAAGATGAGATTTCCCATGGAGTTAATCCAGTAAGACCCCTTAGAGATGATGAGGTTGATAGGTCTGGTGTGGAAGCGTGGCGACACGTGGAGCTGACAGATACTAATCGGTCGAGGACTTATCCAATATATATTCTTGAGTTTCTATTACGCATTATCTAGTTTTGAGAGAACCATTTCTCAAATGTGAACGAAGATACTCTGAGGAGAATCCGATGTTCAATAAATAGTCTGGTGGCGATAGCGAAGAGGTCACACCCGTTCCCATGCCGAACACGGTCGTTAAGCTCTTCTGCGCCGATGGTAGTTGGGGGCTTCCCCCTGTGAGAGTAGGACGTTGCCAGGCTGATAAAGTACAATCCAATGGATTGTGCTTTTTTTTGTATATAGAAAAAAGCGTTATTTTAGAAGTCCTATTTTATCACTCCTCTTTAAAATAAAATCCCCTTGATGGCTTTTGCCAGCTATGACATACCTCATAAAGGAGAAAGAGAAAAATAACAAATCTCTTAATATTTAAGAGAGAGTTTTTTACTTCAAATTGAATGTATGAATTTCTAAAATTTGGTGAATCTAACGTTACAGAATAGAAGGGGTAGGTGTAATAGAATGCCTTCAATTATTTCCGTTAGTACGTTTAACCCCCCACATACACTAGATCAAGAGACGACAACTGAATTTGCAAGAGAACTCTTTAATGAAGACTTTCAAGATATTGAACGATTATTAAAGGTGTTTCAAAATGGTCAAATTGAAGAGCGACATTTTGCTGTACCAATTGAATGGTTTGAACAAGATCATAGTTTGAAGGAAAAAAATGATTTGTATATTAAGTTAGCGACTTCCTTTAGCACTGAAGCAATTAAGAAATGTTTAATAAATGACCACTTTTTAAAGAAATCAATCGATATAAAAAATATTGATGCTATTGTACTCGTTTCAAGTTCTGGGATGTCTACTCCAAGCTTAGATGCACGCATTATGAATAATTTACCTTTTACTTCTCACACAAAAAGGATTCCTTTGTGGGGACTTGGGTGTGCGGGAGGAGCTGCAGGGATTAGTCGTGCGTATGAGTATTGTAGAGCGTACCCTGAAGAGAATGTGTTAGTCGTTTGCGTTGAGTTGTGTAGTTTAACGTTTCAGAGAAATGATCGCTCAAAAAGTAACCTCGTCGGAACTTCTTTGTTTGCCGATGGAATAGCTTGTGCGGTCATTGCTGGAGACGGTTCTTCTCTTATAAGTCATTTAAAGACACCTATTAGGCCGACGATTGTTGCCACACAGTCAACGCTTATGCCTAATTCTGAAGATGTTATGGGCTGGGATGTTAAGGACAGTGGTTTACATGTAGTGTTTTCTAGAGACATTCCGACAATTATAAAGGAATGGCTTGAACCCAATGTAACTGGTTTTCTCAATAAGCAAGATATCAGTATAGAGCAACTGTCAGCATTTATTGCCCATCCAGGTGGGAAGAAAGTGTTGGAGGCATATAAGGATACTTTGCAAATCAGTGAAAGATTATTAAAGCAGTCAAAAGAAATTCTAAGAAAGCATGGAAACATGTCATCACCCACGGTCTTATATGTTCTTGAGAAAATCATGCTCGAACAACATAATGATGGAGACT
Proteins encoded:
- a CDS encoding type III polyketide synthase, whose product is MPSIISVSTFNPPHTLDQETTTEFARELFNEDFQDIERLLKVFQNGQIEERHFAVPIEWFEQDHSLKEKNDLYIKLATSFSTEAIKKCLINDHFLKKSIDIKNIDAIVLVSSSGMSTPSLDARIMNNLPFTSHTKRIPLWGLGCAGGAAGISRAYEYCRAYPEENVLVVCVELCSLTFQRNDRSKSNLVGTSLFADGIACAVIAGDGSSLISHLKTPIRPTIVATQSTLMPNSEDVMGWDVKDSGLHVVFSRDIPTIIKEWLEPNVTGFLNKQDISIEQLSAFIAHPGGKKVLEAYKDTLQISERLLKQSKEILRKHGNMSSPTVLYVLEKIMLEQHNDGDYGLMAALGPGFCSELVLVTWKGVH
- a CDS encoding NCS2 family permease gives rise to the protein MDRYFGFKEHGTNYRRESIAGLTTFLSMAYILFVNPMILADAGMDLGAVFTATALAAAIGTMIMGVVAKYPIALAPGMGLNAFFAYSVVLGLGIDWQVALFGVFISGIIFILITVFKVREIIINAIPAELKYAAAAGIGLFIAFIGLKGAGIIVPDEATAVGLGDLLTGPTLIAIFGIIITVVLLVRGFNGGIFYGMVATALLGMITGVIDTPDRVVGAVPSLAPTFLEAFRIDWGSVFTVQLLVVVLTFLFVDFFDTAGTLYAVANQAGFVKDNKLPRAGKALLADSSATSIGALLGTSTTTAYVESASGVAAGGRTGFTSVVTSVLFLVALFFSPLLAVVTEQVTAPALIVVGILMASSLGLIDWKKFEVAVPAFVTIVTMPLTSSIATGIAMGFILYPITMLAKGRGKEIHPIMYVLFFVFLAYFGFLSE